In the genome of Erpetoichthys calabaricus chromosome 13, fErpCal1.3, whole genome shotgun sequence, the window CCAATACAAAGCAACAGCAGAAGGTGTAgcaccaactacaattgctttagtcttaataaaggacaaagaacaagatccaagatgatacaatcttcccatcgttaatgaagttgcaattgtctttcaaagtaaagatggggaGCCTCCATTTGACCGCGGTATTGTTCTGCATTTACATCCTGATAAATCCAACAAACCTAaattccaacgcatagacatttgttttccacaacttgatactttgacataccccattttgtttccaactggCCAGGAGGGATGGAGTGCTATGATTTCCAGATATAAAAAACATCAGGCACAGAAACGATCACGTGTATctatgaaagaatatttctcctacagactctcagtgagagatgagtttaatccattactcaatgcaggaaagctaactcaacaatacatcgttgacgtttatATTTGAGCAGAATCAAATGATCTACAGTGGATTAGAAACAACCATCCTACACTTAGAGCCGATAAGTACAAATCACTAATGGACTACATACATCATGATGCTGACGTGATGGAGCACCCTGCTGGAAAACCTGTTATTCTACCATCTTCCTTTCAAGGCAGCCCACGAAATATGCAACAACATTACCAAGATGCAATGGCTATCGTAAGAAAGTTTGTAAAACCTGATCTATTTATCACTATgacctgcaatcctaaatggacagAAATTACAACTAATCTTATGCCATGGCAAAGAGTGGAACATCGTCCTGATTTAGTTGCAAGAGTCTTTAGACTTAAACTAAATAACCTGCTAGAAGATATCAAGAATAGATCTCTATCTGGAACTGTTAAAGCAATTATCCACGTTATCGAGTTTCAGAAGAAAGGTTTGCCACACGCCCATATATTATTAATACTTGATGATGATTCCAAAATCCGCACAGAATATGACATCGATAAAATAGTAAAAGCTGAAATTCCAAACCGTGACACTTCTCCACGTCTCTTTCAAATTGTTATCAGAAATATGATTCATACACCATGTGGCAATAGAAATCCAAACAGTCCATGTATGGTTAATGGCAAATGTTCAAAAGGCTTCCCCAAAGACTTCCAAGATGTTACACTTGGAAATATAAATGGATATCCTAAGTATATGAGACGAAAGACAAGTGAATTGCAAATTATTCCAGGTTGTCCAATTGACAATAGCTGGGTCGTACCATACAATCCTTATTTATGTTTACGATacaactgccatataaatgtTGAAATCTGCGCTACAGTAAAAAGCTTTAATTATCTATTCAAATATGTTTACAAGGGCCACGATTGTGCTAATGTCTCAATATCTGAAAGAAATGATCACGATGAGACTCGAATGTATGTGGATTCACGGTACGTCAGTGCTCCAGAGGCTATGtggagaatattttgctttccaATGCACAATCAGAGCCACACGATATGTCGCTTGCCAGTTCATTTGGAGCACGAACAAACTGTCTGTTTTCATGCAGGTAATGAGCTCCAAGCGGCAAAGAGAGCAGCCACAAAAGATACTAAACTTAACACATGGTTTAAACTCAATCAAAACGATCACAGTGCTCACCAGTGGAAGTATTAGGAAATTCCTGTTCACTATGTTTGGGTTGACAATGGTACGTTTTGGAGAAAACGACATCACCACGGTGATAATGTCATAGGCCGAATGTACACTGTCAGTATTAAGGAGCCGGAAAGGTTTTATCTACGATTACTTCTTCAACATGAGACCGGAGCTACATCATTTAACGACATTAAAACTGTTCGAAATGGCAACACCATCAAACTCTGTAAGACATTCCAAGAGGCGGTAAATGATAAAGGATATTTATTGGATGATACACTTTGGCAGAAAACTCTACAGGATGCAATATCCTATTCAATGCCAGGTCAAGTTCGACAACTATTTGCTTATATCTGTGCGTTCTCCTCCCCATCAGCTCCATTGAACCTCTGGAATACAAACAAAGTAGGAATGATAGAAGACATATGCCACAAGCTACATGGAGAAAATGATTCCTGCATCAACTGTGAAGCCTATGCACTGAATGACATTTGGTTGGCTCTAATGCTCCTTGGATATACATTGGATAACTTCAatttaccaaatgttccagaTTCATTACCAAATCTACATTCCACAACAATAGATCTGCAAGAAGAACAACAGATTGCGCAGACTATGATTTCCAGTTTAAATACCTTACAATctgctgcttttaataaaattgttcttGCCACAGACGACGACAGCCCCAtacccaaatgcttctttcttgacagccctggaggaagcggaaaaacatacctttatgaaacacttacACATTTCTTTACTGTAAAACGACAATTAATTATCGCATCAGCTACAACCGGAGTAGCAGCTAATTTGTTATTAAATGgtcgcacatgtcactccttattcaaaattccggtcccaatcacagaaacatcagtgtccactatgaaaatgaacagtaacaatgcacgtgacatccgtcttgcaaaactgttaattatagatgaatgtacaatggcgtccagtcatttactcaacaccattgataaacttctacaaacgttgatgaataataatattccctttggaggaaaagtacttttattaggaggagattttagacagtgcttagctattgttccacatgccatgcgctcagctattgttcagtccagtttgaaatacgcggacaattggcattgctttcagaagatacagttggtacaaaacatgcgatgtccagatccagaatataccaattggttattacaactgggagatggaacCTTTACCAATACaaatggacttcacccagatattattccaattcctcaaccctttatctgcgacgacttagtgacAGAGATATTTGGAGCAgcgatctcattagaccaaatacccctattaacacaacggactatattatgtccaaaaaatattaacgtaggtcacataaataaccaagtcattgcattacttcctggagaaggccgcctctttctaagtactgacaaagttgattctgatgacgacaatgaccatcttaatttccccttggaatatttgaacactattaacccagctggattaccacaacacaatcttaaccttaaaatcggaacaatagtcatgctattaagaaaccttaacactaaacaaggtttatgcaacggtacacgtttagtcatcaacaccatgacagacaatgttattgaagcaaaagtgcttacaggatcacatgctaacgaTACTGTTTTGAatcctagagttgaccttacaagttctgacctggaattaccttttacacttaaacgacgccaattccccattaaacctgcatttgcaatgaccatcaacaaatcacaaggacagaccatggacaaggttggcgtctacctctctgagcccgtatttggacatggacaactttatgttgccttctcatgagttcgacgttcatctgacgttaaggttaaagttataaataatcAATGCCAACGAAGACTCATtgaaggacaagacaccatctttactacaaatgttgtgtacaaagagatattccaataaatctttacaaTGTGCCATACTGtacgttctttacttcctatatgcatcatctacaccttcacactacactatatctcatacatacatcaagcTATTTAGAATTTCcgaacaccaggggttggcgagcgaagcgagcagggggcagagccccttagTTGTTAGATAAAACGTGtatgacattttgtgctttgtaGGGTCTGTGCTGCATCCTCAGTTTGTCACTGCCTCTGGAAGAGCTTTTGCATGTTCCTTGGTTGATGGTGCCACAGGAAAGAAACTGATATTTGTTTGACTCCATGCTGTGAAACACCTCAGCTTGTATTACCTGCCACAGCAGTTTTACTGGATGCAAACAACCTACATATGAAGCTCTACTCCGAATCAGGGAATTAATCCTTTGTTCTGGATTTAGAATTATATACTTGGGTGTTAAACTGTTATCTTGTGTTGGCATTTCTACATATTGAACCACTGTTTCTGTGTACAGCTATTTTTTAAGAATGCATAGTCTTATTAGGACTTATGTACCTGTTGTTTCTCAAATGTATAGGGGCCATATATGTAAGTTCATTTTGTCCTATTGTAGTTGCTGTATTTTTCTCCATTGACCTGCTCTTTTCTTTTACTGTCATTGTCTCATGTTTTTAGATAATTATTTTAGACATTAATGCAAGTGAATGGTAGACACCAGAAGTGTTGGATTCCAAATTATTCACTTACATCCTTACTGGCTACCCATTTTAccgttgatccagatgacatacctttgaaagcatggaggtgtttaggagaggtggcagtggagtttttaaccagattgtttaatggaacctTGAAAATTGAGAGGATGGCTGAGTAGTGGAGAAGGAGTGTActagtgctgatatttaagaataaagaggatgtgcaggactgttgtaactacagggggataaaattgatgctaaaattgatgagccacagcatgaagttatgggaaagtagtggaagctaggttaagaagtgaggtgatgattagtgagcagcagtatggtttcatgccaagaaacagcaccacagatgtgatgttttctctgagggtgttgatggagaagtatagagaaggccagaaggagttgcattgcatctttgtgaacctggagaaagcatatgacagggtgccttgagaggagttgtggtattgtatgaggaagtcgggagtagcagagaagtatgtaagagttgtacaggatatgtacgagggaagtatgaccatggtaaggtctgcggtaggagtgatggatgcattcaaggtggaggtgggattacatgagGGATCGgccctgagccctttcttatttgaactggtggtggacaggttgacagacgagattagacaggagtccccatggactatgatgtttgctgatgacattgtgatctgtagcaatagtaggcagcaggttgaggagaccctggagaggtggagatatgctctagagaggagaggaatgaaagtcagtaggaacaagacaaaatgtatgtgtgtaaatgagagggaggttagcggaatggtgaggatgcaaggagtagagttggcgaagacggatgagtttaaataattggcatcaacggtacagagtaatggggattgtggaagagaggtgaagaagagagtgcaggcagggtggaatgggtggagaggagtgtcaggagtaatttgtgacagactgatatcagcaagagtgaaaaggaaggcctacagcagcgtttctcaacctttaagtatttgcgacctgtggtttcataacagttttaatcgcgcccccctaacgtttttttgaaaccctaataaaatttaatactatattttttgctgtcgatacaccgctacaagttttaaatttccctacgaatagcgaaattacgccacatatggcaacattcacgcccccttttGTTACttcaggatggtagtgagaccagctatgttatatgggttggagacggtggcactgaccagaaagcaggagacagagctggaggtagcagagttaaagatgctaagatttgcattgggtgtgacaaggatggataggattagaaatgagtacattagatggtcagctcaagttggacagttgggagacaaagtcagagaggcgagattgcgttggtttggacatgtgcagaggagagatgctgagtattttgggagaaggatgctaaggatagagctgtcaggcaagagaaaaagaggaaggcctaagagaaggtttatggatgtggtgagagaggacatgcaggtgatgggtgtaacagaacaagatgcagaggacagaaaggtattgaagaagatgatccgctgtggcaacccctaacgggagcagccgaaagaagaagaagatccttATGGCTACGTCCACTTCTCTTAACACAACATACTATTTTGAAGCTTACTAAATTCAGTTCATGGTTGGTAGAAAGCtggcctatcctggcaacatcaaAGGCAAGACAGGAATCTGCCAGGGACTATGTGTAACTCCATTGCAGGACCCttttatgtacacacacacacacacacactcacatagagCCAATTTACAATCATTAGTCCACCCGAAGGAAGCCTGTACACAGACAATGGGAAAATGTGCCGACTCTACATGGCCAACATCTAAATGTAGGATTTGCGAATTAACAATGCTAAACATGTGTGCCAATGTTCAGTCCTGTGAAGAAATTCCTGTAGGCTTGTCTATCTTTATGCTCTCTTTCATATGTGTTTTCCTTCTAGATAAACTGTTTTTCAGTTTATCTATTGGGTACAAATAGTTCTGTTAATCATCCACTATGTTGTCATTTATCGTCTTCGTCTTCTCTCAAAGGATACATTTTCACCCTATTTGCCCCggaaacatttaaatacagtacaattttaattttcaaccaaatgcatttaaaatgcttaatgctaaaaacacaaatgtgaaaattttacattttcgGACGGTACCAAAAATGGTAGTCCTCCTTTTGTATTCAAGAAGGTAACTTAGTATTTAGAGGCATTTAGAGGTGTTTTATgtcttattgttttttatttacttttttgacaACCTAAAAGAAAGACCCTTCTTGTAGCTCATTCTGTTACAGCCTTTAAAACAGACTTCTTAAACCTGCAGCCTGCATTGCATTACCAGTACAACTCGGGCTGTAACTTACAGATATGCTGAACAGAAGAGTCATATGGGAGAGCTTCATATTAGGaggcaaaacaaacagaaagctTAATATTAATTACATTCATGAGAACTAGTTTTTTAGCACtagtgaaaagcaaaacaaaacatttcagtcAGTTGGGCACGTAAAATaagtaaagtttaaaatgaatatgtttatGTTTAAATAGATTATAAAAAGTACAGCCATACTTGCATATTTCATGGATTATTTAGGTAAAGGGCAAGTGGCATGACAAACTGATTATAAAACTGTCCAGAATCTGTAGGTAATCCTGTTATTTAATtttgctaaaaatatatatatactgtatatataatcccAATTGAAATTGCATTGCAGTATTTCCACCCTCTGATTACAAAGTAGATTGACAGGATCAATTTGATATGTGGAAAGGAGAACATGTGAAATGGCACATTATGGAAGGAGTGAGCTGCGAGCGTTTCATCTTGCTTTCAGAGttttcacagacacagcagaccCACCAATGTAtgaaaatacaagaataaacagtGGGCTTTCTTTGTAGAAATTGAAGGACTGATGCAATGTTGGTTTTGGCAATaaatatgcttaaaaaaaaaaagatttgagcaCAGTTACACTGAAATGCTGGCACATGTACTgaatcacatacatacacacacacacacacacgtatgttgCTCAGTAAATGTGaatttttgtctctctctcccccagacaactatacaataatcacaaaaagTATTAGTTATAATCATTCATATTTTTTAGtacttacagtataataaaaagcaTCATGCgctaattaaaaaaattcaaaaatacaaagtTTATAACCTCACCTGAAATTTCATGGCAATGTTTTCAAagaatttgtattaaaaaatacacTGCCAGAATCGGTTTGACATCACATCCCATCAGTGCTTTAGTATATGTACCAGCATTTCAATATAGCTGTACTCAATTTTATTTCTCCATTAAGAGTACCTCATGTGTGGACCacagagtcagatcagaagggggggggggggggggggaattatgCAAGGGaaagcatgaacgtgactgagagaataaaactgaaaaaaagctaacttttacagaaacagtgataccttgagatacaagtttaattcgttccgtgaccgagctcgtaagtcaaaatgctcgtatctcaaatcagtcttccccattgaaattaattgaaatgagattaattcatgccagcccccaaaaaaccaccctaattttttgttaaatgttttcaacataagaaaaatgtatttctaatgaacaaatattgtatacaaacaaaataaaacctaatacatgaaagagaatctaaagaaataaacagatgttggcaaagccgattagcgcattgcaatgtttttttctttcacttcacttttgcttaacttaattttcttcttcactagttttttttcttttttgccacgctttcgtcactttcattctcaaggcgtttcaatagaaacctgtccaaggagctttgtttagtcctcccatttagaatgtttctgaaatgagttaggcaagtgtcattaaatagcgcagctgcacgatcagttgcaactggtttttcttttcaataaagtcaagtgttaggcaagtgtcattaaatagttctgctgcacgatcagttgcaactggtgtttcttttcaataaagataAGTGTTAGGCAGGTGTCATTAAATAGTgctgctgcacgatcagttgcaactggtgtttcttttcaatagatagatagatagatagatactttattaatcccaaggggaaattcatatactccagcagcagcatactgatacaaaaacaatattaaattaaagagtaataaaaatgcaggtaaaaaaagacaataactttgaataatgttaacatttaccccgccgggtggaattgaagagtgcaTGATCAGTTGTaactggtgtttcttttcaataaagacaAGTGTTagacaagtgtcattaaatagcgccgctgcatgatcagttgcaactggtgtttcttttcaatagagtcaggtgttaggcaagtgtcattaaatagcgctgctgcacaatcagttgcaactggtgtttcttttcaataaagtcaagtggtaggcaagtgtcattaaatagcgccgctgcacgatcagttgcaactggtgtttcttttcaataaagtcgtgttagacaagtgtcattaaatagcgccgctgcacgatcagttgcaactggtgtttcttttcaataaagtcgtgttagacaagtgtcattaaatagcgccgctgcacaatcagttgcaactggtgtttcttttcaataaagtcaagtgttaggcaagtgtcattaaatagcaccaCTGCAAAAAAACAGTTCTaactttttcagggtttcttttcaataaagtcaagtgttagacaagtgtcattaaatagtgccGCTACACGaacagttgtaactttttcagggtgtttcttttctttaaagttcgaaactttttcccacattgcaaacacttcctttatctcactttaagagataacctcctccacGATACCGATCTCATGCAGAACCTCCATGTGTTGCCGCGTCTGTAGTTCTGTCAACTCCTCTATCATCAGTTCCTCAGAATGTGcggcgacaagctctttgatagcccgtatttcgaattttgactcttaactcaaggcaaaaaatcgacctagtgacggctcgtatctcaaaaaactcgtacgttggggcactcgtatctcaaggtaccactgtaccatacatttacagctgatctgacgctgttcattttcaaataatactgcattagtgcgacgatgttttctgattggtactattcaggtcataaaatgatttcttcaaaatgtcacatatatttgtctcttttctttttacctggtgctgtgttgacatcgtgcaccagaaggcgtgagcttattcagtgtgtgcAGGAGCACgcgggtggccggttgcttgtgctataacacacTTGACTTGGCGGCGATGAACACACATgtgctgtgcaaggcatgcatggtgccactgagaaaagaagagtgttctttggtCACCTTGCAGTGGAACTTAGTCGTCGCTTCTTACTagaaaaggtgatggataaagcaagagaagatgcaaaatcaacaagcttctgttccaagaccaccgCTTCCCCAgttccttcagtgtaatagtaaccacagaaCAGAGAGAAGTgcgtacattgcaacaggtacacatgttgtaaatgtagaaaggacggtccttgggtatgtgtgaactgttaacgtttgaatctgatgattgcatacagtgcggaactgacctctctgtactattctttcctctgcatgtcctggagtacaaaagaaacggcaCCATGCAGCAACATGTGAAGACTGGCAAgagcgggggaaaaaaaaacgcggtcactgattacaagcgcaagaaggaatgaatatgaataatatgaataatgttgcatcagtgccacaatgttttccgaaatgtacaatacatgtcataaaatgagttattccaaatatcctatacagtaatccctcgctacttcgcggttcacttttcgcggattcacgacttcgcggattttatatgtaagcatatctaaatacataacgcggatttttcgctgcttcgcgggtttctgcggacaatgggtctttttacttgcttcctcagttggtttgcccagttgatttcatacaagagatgcttttggcggatggctgagaagctacccaatcagagcacgcagttaagtacctgtgtgctgctgattggctcagcgactgagtgttgcattaaccaggaagtctcatctcactcattcatcattaacgtgctaatgcttcaggggccgtgtccaagcaccaacagaagatgcaaataattgcagaaaaggtaaaagttttggatatgttgaaggaagggaacagctacaccgctgaagggcatcgattctttttatttaaaagggaggaaaagcatataagatctacggccgcagtgtcctttaaccagggtgcaaaacgagttgcaagtggacgtgataaggcagtagtctggatggaatctgctttaggaatctttgcaataaggttgacgacgtcatgaccgtctacaagctgctacgtgtacttcgctatacagtaagtgtaaacttatctaccgatttcatattgcttagcagttgtccctgtttttaatagagtaaatggtggattgtaaacaatacagggagggtttaaaaatgtccaaatacacggtaaataattaaataaatatagtgtccctacttcacggaaattcagttatcgcggtcggccttggaacctatgtcccgcgataagtgagggattactgtatacctatgtttctgtttttttgtcagtgcggctttgacatcaagGACCATAAGGTGTATAGTAATTCAACGTGAGcaacaacactcaataaaactgaataaaaaaaaattcaagtgatggtgagatatgaagaaggcagattcaccagcgtttgtgtgtcagcttttatccctatagatcagagaatttccagttctatTGTCtcaaacaccactcacatctacagttattcccagtttcagataaaaagtaaccgtgtcagatctggagtggggggtgggtgttgtatcgtgatcgtgactgagagaataaaagtgaaaagaaaatgctaacttttacaagtactataaatttacaccggctgttacagacacaaatcaaatgaatgcttttattgtataatgttaacaataacagcagctcactactcaaaatggtaaatttgccagggagctggtttcgaactcatgacctccggattataagtcagcggatcttactgctgcaccacggaagctgttgtattgtacagtaatccctcctccatcgcgggggttgcgttccagagccacctgcgaaataagaaaatccgcgaaatagaaaccatatgtttatatggttatttttatattgtcatgcttgggtcacagatttgcacagaaacacaggaggttgtagagagacaggaacgttattcaaacactgcaaacaaacatttgtctctttttcaaaagtttaaactgtgctccatgacaagacagagatgacagttctgtctcacagttaaaagaatgcaaacatatcttcctcttcaaaggagtgcgcatcaggagcacagactgtcagaaagacagaggaaagcaaacaaatcaaagggctgtttggcttttaagtatgcaaagcaccgccggtacaaagctgttgaaggccgcagctcacaccccctccgtcaggagcagagagagagagagagagacagagaaaaacaaacagtcaaaaatcaatacgtgcccttcgagcttttaagtatgcgaagcaccgtgcagcatgtcgcttcaggaagcagctgcacagaagatagcaacgtgaaggtaatctttcagcatttttagatgagcgtccgtatcgtctaggtgtgcgaacagcccccctgctcacacccccttcgtcaggatcagagaaagtcagcgcaagagagagagagagaaaagtaagttgggtagcttctcagccatctgccaatagcgtcccttgtatgaaatcaactgggcaaaccaactgaggaagcatgtaccagaaattaaaagacccattgtcctcagaaatccgcgaaccagcaaaaaatccgcgatatatatttaaatatgcttacatataaaatccgcgatagagtgaagtcgcgaaaggcggagcgcgatacagcgagggatcactgtacttgtaccttttgtgaaagtgtttatttgatatttggccatcagccttcacacattacacagttcatgtctacattttgttatttatttctaaaacatgaaaaacgtttctgttttaatgatgtgtttacatagattgttgtagacacaaaacacacatcaaattatttccccttacaatcctgggtagctcactcccagataatcaatcaaggcaggaactgggagaacctcttgcccgttctgaggtggtgaggggatggtatagcaggctgcttgctgcttgggcttatcaacacatttagatgacaaaagacactgagggacaggtgcgaaaggatttaa includes:
- the LOC127530003 gene encoding uncharacterized protein LOC127530003, which encodes MEHPAGKPVILPSSFQGSPRNMQQHYQDAMAIVRKFVKPDLFITMTCNPKWTEITTNLMPWQRVEHRPDLVARVFRLKLNNLLEDIKNRSLSGTVKAIIHVIEFQKKGLPHAHILLILDDDSKIRTEYDIDKIVKAEIPNRDTSPRLFQIVIRNMIHTPCGNRNPNSPCMVNGKCSKGFPKDFQDVTLGNINGYPKYMRRKTSELQIIPGCPIDNSWVVPYNPYLCLRYNCHINVEICATVKSFNYLFKYVYKGHDCANVSISERNDHDETRMYVDSRYVSAPEAMWRIFCFPMHNQSHTICRLPVHLEHEQTVCFHAGNELQAAKRAATKDTKLNTWFKLNQNDHSAHQWKY